A single Oryza brachyantha chromosome 8, ObraRS2, whole genome shotgun sequence DNA region contains:
- the LOC102706219 gene encoding glucan endo-1,3-beta-glucosidase 6-like, protein MAPPLAATATGRRAALALVLVAAACMARRSEGIGVNWGTQLSHPLPASTVVQLLRDNGFDRVKLFDAEDGILTALRGSGIQVMVGIPNDMLADLAAGAKAAEDWVAKNVSKHVNNGVDIRYVAVGNEPFLETFNGTYLNTTFPAMQSVQAALVKAGLAGQVKVTVPLNADVYQSPTGRPSDGDFRGDIHGLMLTIVEFLAATGAPFVANVYPFISLYRDPNFPLDYAFFEGSSAPVVDGGVTYQNTFDANHDTLVAALRRNGYPNVSVVVGEVGWPTDGDANANPQYARQFNQGFLTHIASGRGTPLRPGPVDAYLFSLIDEDQKSIEPGNFERHWGVFYYDGKPKYPLSLRGGGGGGDNGSALTPAKGVVYLDRKWCVLKPSVSLADQKVGDAVSYACGLADCTSLGYKTSCGGLDAKGNVSYALNSYYQANDQDDRACDFRGIATTTTVDPSAGSCRFIVEIAPTTSAAAAPTTRLAAVLAAFICMYLLPML, encoded by the exons atggcgccgccgctggccgccACGGCGACGGGCAGGAgggcggcgctggcgctggTGCTGGTGGCTGCGGCGTGCATGGCGCGGCGGTCGGAGGGCATCGGCGTGAACTGGGGCACGCAGCTGAGCCACCCGCTGCCGGCGAGCACGGTGGTGCAGCTGCTCAGGGACAACGGGTTCGATCGGGTGAAGCTGTTCGACGCCGAGGACGGCATCCTGACGGCGCTGAGGGGGTCGGGGATCCAGGTGATGGTCGGCATCCCCAACGACATGctcgccgacctcgccgccggcgccaaggCCGCCGAGGACTGGGTCGCCAAGAACGTCTCCAAGCACGTCAACAACGGCGTCGACATAAG GTACGTGGCCGTCGGGAACGAGCCGTTCCTGGAGACGTTCAACGGCACGTACCTGAACACGACGTTCCCGGCGATGCAGAGCGTGCAGGCGGCGCTGGTGAAGGCCGGGCTCGCCGGGCAGGTGAAGGTGACGGTGCCGCTGAACGCCGACGTGTACCAGTCGCCGACGGGGAGGCCGTCGGACGGCGACTTCCGCGGCGACATCCACGGGCTGATGCTGACGATCGTGGAGTTCCTCGCGGCGACGGGGGCGCCGTTCGTGGCGAACGTGTACCCGTTCATCAGCCTGTACAGGGACCCGAACTTCCCGCTCGACTACGCCTTCTTCGAgggctcgtcggcgccggtggtggacggcggcgtgaCGTACCAGAACACGTTCGACGCCAACCACGACACgctggtggcggcgctgcggcggaACGGGTACCCGAACGtgtccgtcgtcgtcggcgaggtcgGGTGGCCGACGGACGGCGATGCCAACGCGAACCCACAGTACGCGCGGCAGTTCAACCAGGGGTTCCTCACCCACATCGCCTCCGGCCGCGGCACGCCGCTCCGGCCGGGCCCCGTCGACGCCTACCTGTTCAGCCTCATCGACGAGGACCAGAAGAGCATCGAGCCGGGCAACTTCGAGCGCCACTGGGGCGTCTTCTACTACGACGGCAAGCCCAAGTACCCGCTcagcctccgcggcggcggcggcggcggcgacaacggcaGCGCGCTGACGCCGGCGAAGGGGGTCGTCTACCTCGACCGGAAGTGGTGCGTCCTCAAGCCGTCCGTCAGCCTCGCCGACCAGAAGGTCGGCGACGCCGTGAGCTACGCGTGCGGCCTCGCCGACTGCACCAGCCTCGGGTACAAGACCTCCTGCGGCGGCCTCGACGCCAAGGGCAACGTGTCCTACGCCCTCAACAGCTACTACCAGGCCAACGACCAGGACGACCGCGCCTGCGACTTCAGGGgcatcgccaccaccaccaccgtcgaCCCCTCCGCCGGCTCCTGCCGCTTCATCGTCGAGATCGCGCCCACCAccagcgcggcggccgcgccgacgacgaggctcgccgccgtcctcgccgcgtTCATATGCATGTACTTGTTGCCCATGCTCTGA